One stretch of Halobaculum marinum DNA includes these proteins:
- a CDS encoding YeiH family protein, translating to MSTGEPAAASSFSPWSTIRRLLPGVATLVAVAAGARLVAPHAPLTPLLLAVAAGAVVANTVGVPDALAPGVAVHSLLLETGIVLLGAGVSLAALAAAGPALVVAVLVVVAGGLALVEALARLAGLDGRVGSLLAAGSAVCGVSAVAAAAGALDADESEVALAAGTVLTFDAVTLAVYPAVASTLALDPRVFGVWAGLSMFSTGPVTAAGFAYHPVAGEWATVTKLARNALVGVVAVAYSVRAAAETTPAGDARDRPEREASATGVRRAVAALWDGLPKFLVGFVAVAVLANAGVISGAARETLLVASDALFLLAFAGLGFDIRVDRMRDAGARPLAVVGVAFLAVSGAAYLLATSVV from the coding sequence ATGAGCACGGGCGAGCCGGCCGCCGCGTCGTCCTTCTCGCCGTGGTCGACGATCCGGCGACTGTTGCCGGGAGTCGCTACGCTCGTCGCCGTCGCCGCGGGGGCCCGACTCGTAGCGCCACACGCCCCCCTCACGCCGCTGTTGCTCGCGGTCGCCGCCGGCGCCGTCGTCGCGAACACCGTGGGCGTCCCCGACGCCCTCGCGCCGGGGGTGGCGGTCCACTCGCTGCTGTTGGAGACGGGCATCGTGTTGCTCGGCGCGGGCGTCTCGCTCGCGGCGCTGGCGGCCGCCGGGCCAGCGTTGGTCGTCGCCGTCCTCGTCGTCGTCGCCGGGGGACTCGCGCTCGTCGAGGCGCTGGCACGGCTCGCGGGGTTGGACGGACGCGTCGGGTCGTTACTCGCCGCGGGGTCGGCGGTCTGCGGCGTCTCGGCGGTCGCGGCGGCGGCGGGCGCACTCGACGCCGACGAGTCCGAGGTCGCGCTCGCCGCCGGCACCGTGTTGACGTTCGACGCCGTGACGCTCGCCGTCTACCCGGCGGTCGCGTCGACGCTGGCGCTCGACCCGCGGGTGTTCGGCGTGTGGGCGGGGCTGTCGATGTTCTCGACCGGACCGGTCACCGCCGCCGGGTTCGCGTACCACCCGGTCGCCGGTGAGTGGGCCACCGTCACGAAACTCGCGCGGAACGCGCTCGTCGGCGTAGTCGCCGTCGCGTACTCGGTTCGCGCCGCCGCCGAGACCACGCCCGCCGGCGACGCTCGCGACCGCCCGGAACGCGAGGCGTCGGCGACAGGCGTCCGTCGGGCGGTCGCGGCGCTGTGGGACGGGCTGCCGAAGTTCCTCGTCGGGTTCGTCGCCGTCGCGGTCCTCGCGAACGCCGGTGTGATCTCGGGGGCCGCACGCGAGACGCTCCTCGTCGCGTCCGACGCGCTGTTTTTGCTGGCGTTCGCCGGCCTCGGGTTCGACATCAGGGTCGACCGGATGCGCGACGCTGGCGCTCGTCCGCTGGCGGTCGTCGGCGTCGCCTTCCTCGCGGTGAGTGGCGCCGCCTACCTGCTCGCGACGAGCGTCGTCTGA
- a CDS encoding extracellular solute-binding protein yields MQTTRRAVVSTLATGAGVGGVVGSTGCLGAPTRTSVSVLAAGSLARAVEERLRPAVDAPLDTEFRGSAVCARLVRDGLRDPDVLVLADPVLFGGLAERYTAFATNEVVVAYHPDTAGGRAVRDAECPFDPLLDRDFRWGRTDPDADPLGYRTLFALRLAEQRWGRPYPDALAPGQLFPEAELLAVFETGELDAAVVYRNMAVDHGVPFRSLPPAVNLGSPAHADAYAGESYELPDGTVVRGAPIRYGAVARRSDPAVASVFETVVDAEWAGDALAVPASYPSEERLG; encoded by the coding sequence ATGCAGACGACCCGACGGGCGGTTGTATCGACGCTCGCGACCGGTGCGGGGGTCGGCGGCGTCGTGGGGTCGACGGGCTGTCTCGGGGCTCCCACACGTACGTCGGTCTCCGTGCTCGCGGCGGGGAGCCTCGCGCGCGCCGTTGAGGAGCGCCTTCGCCCGGCAGTCGACGCACCCCTCGACACGGAGTTCCGCGGGTCGGCGGTGTGCGCCCGCCTCGTCCGCGACGGGTTGCGTGACCCGGATGTGCTCGTCCTGGCGGACCCGGTGTTGTTCGGGGGGCTCGCAGAGCGGTACACCGCGTTCGCGACGAACGAGGTGGTCGTCGCGTACCACCCGGACACCGCCGGCGGGCGGGCCGTGCGGGACGCCGAGTGTCCGTTCGACCCGCTGCTCGACCGCGACTTCCGCTGGGGGCGCACCGACCCCGACGCCGACCCGCTGGGCTACCGCACCCTGTTCGCCCTCCGACTGGCCGAACAGCGGTGGGGGCGTCCGTACCCCGACGCGCTCGCACCGGGCCAACTGTTCCCGGAGGCGGAGCTGCTGGCGGTGTTCGAGACGGGCGAACTCGACGCCGCGGTCGTCTACCGAAACATGGCCGTCGACCACGGCGTCCCGTTCCGCTCCCTCCCGCCGGCGGTCAACCTCGGTTCGCCCGCCCACGCCGACGCGTACGCCGGCGAATCGTACGAACTGCCCGACGGGACCGTCGTCCGCGGGGCGCCCATCCGCTACGGGGCGGTCGCACGCCGGTCGGACCCGGCGGTCGCCTCGGTGTTCGAGACCGTCGTCGACGCCGAGTGGGCCGGCGACGCGCTGGCCGTGCCCGCGTCGTACCCGTCGGAGGAGCGCCTCGGGTGA
- a CDS encoding cold-shock protein has translation MAKGKVDFFNDTGGYGFIATDDSDDDVFVHMDDIEGGDLEEGEELEFDIETAEKGPRATNVTRL, from the coding sequence ATGGCGAAAGGGAAGGTCGACTTCTTCAACGACACTGGCGGCTACGGTTTCATCGCGACTGACGACTCCGACGACGACGTCTTCGTCCACATGGACGACATCGAGGGCGGCGACCTGGAGGAGGGCGAGGAGCTCGAGTTCGACATCGAGACGGCCGAGAAGGGCCCGCGCGCGACGAACGTCACCCGCCTGTAA
- a CDS encoding MFS transporter, which translates to MSGDDVATVAEAGGGASPRRRRLALAAIGGGNFSQLGARILLGAVVPFVLLDLETTEATLGLALTGMWATYALFQFPSGVLADRVGERPVVLAGITGAAVGTVLVALSPTVLAFGAATLVLGAGAGLFFAPATALLSRLYDERGGALSVLTGAGAVAGAAFPAAGGVLADRFGWEVAVGAGAAVALPAAAATLLFVPSLPPANPDRDLRALVDPARIRGILTRPPLAYTTALAVLCGFTFQAVSSFLAAFLVTHRGLPPSRAAVAFGAVFAISAVAQPVNGRVSDALSRDAAVAISVTLAGTGIATLVLAPGVVGTVAGVALLGAGISWPGPIQARFMDRLRDAERGYAFGLLRTVYMFLAASGSVVTGAVASTAGWPAAYGLVVALLVACLGLLGANRAFGLGL; encoded by the coding sequence ATGAGCGGGGACGACGTGGCGACAGTCGCCGAGGCGGGTGGGGGCGCAAGTCCACGGCGTCGCCGACTCGCGCTCGCGGCCATCGGCGGCGGCAACTTCAGCCAACTGGGCGCGCGCATCCTCCTCGGTGCCGTCGTGCCGTTCGTCCTCCTCGACCTGGAGACGACGGAGGCGACGCTCGGCCTCGCACTCACCGGGATGTGGGCGACGTACGCGCTGTTTCAGTTCCCCAGCGGCGTGCTCGCCGACCGCGTCGGCGAGCGACCGGTCGTGCTCGCAGGGATCACCGGCGCCGCCGTCGGCACCGTCCTCGTCGCGCTCTCGCCGACCGTGCTCGCGTTCGGCGCCGCGACGCTCGTCCTCGGCGCGGGTGCGGGCCTGTTCTTCGCGCCGGCGACGGCGCTGCTCTCGCGACTGTACGACGAACGCGGCGGCGCGCTCAGTGTCCTCACTGGTGCGGGCGCCGTCGCGGGCGCGGCGTTCCCCGCCGCCGGTGGTGTGCTCGCCGACCGGTTCGGGTGGGAGGTCGCCGTCGGCGCCGGCGCCGCGGTCGCCCTGCCGGCGGCGGCCGCGACGCTGCTGTTCGTCCCCTCGCTCCCGCCCGCGAACCCCGACCGCGACCTGCGGGCGCTGGTCGACCCGGCCCGGATCCGCGGGATCCTCACCCGGCCGCCGCTGGCGTACACGACGGCGCTGGCGGTCCTGTGCGGCTTCACGTTCCAGGCGGTGTCGTCGTTCCTCGCGGCGTTCCTCGTCACCCACCGGGGGCTCCCCCCGTCGAGGGCGGCGGTCGCGTTCGGCGCCGTGTTCGCCATCAGCGCCGTCGCGCAACCGGTGAACGGACGCGTGTCGGACGCCCTGTCTCGCGACGCGGCGGTCGCGATCAGCGTCACGCTCGCGGGGACGGGCATCGCGACGCTCGTGCTCGCCCCCGGCGTCGTCGGGACCGTCGCCGGCGTGGCGCTGCTGGGCGCGGGCATCTCGTGGCCCGGGCCGATCCAGGCGCGGTTCATGGACCGCCTGCGCGACGCCGAGCGGGGCTACGCCTTCGGCCTGTTGCGGACGGTGTACATGTTCCTCGCCGCCTCTGGGTCGGTCGTCACCGGCGCGGTCGCGAGCACGGCGGGGTGGCCCGCGGCGTACGGCCTGGTGGTCGCGCTGTTGGTAGCGTGTCTCGGCCTGTTGGGGGCGAACCGGGCGTTCGGACTGGGCTTGTAG
- a CDS encoding acyl-CoA thioesterase: MTFETTVPVRYRDLDPMGHVNNAVYATYFEEVRTAFFREEVGVDLADSQAALATLEVEFRAPIEGTGAVDAAIDVVDVGTTSLTLAYELQFEGRVVATGETVQVALADGEPTPLPDDVRAAAERHRVE, translated from the coding sequence ATGACCTTCGAGACGACGGTTCCCGTCCGCTACCGCGACCTCGACCCGATGGGCCACGTGAACAACGCCGTGTACGCGACCTACTTCGAGGAGGTCCGCACGGCGTTCTTCCGCGAGGAGGTCGGCGTCGACCTCGCCGACTCACAGGCGGCGCTGGCCACGCTGGAGGTCGAGTTCCGTGCACCGATCGAAGGAACCGGTGCGGTCGACGCCGCCATCGACGTCGTCGACGTGGGCACCACGAGCCTCACGCTCGCGTACGAACTCCAGTTCGAGGGGCGCGTCGTCGCGACGGGCGAGACCGTGCAGGTCGCGCTCGCCGACGGAGAGCCGACCCCGCTCCCCGACGACGTGCGCGCCGCCGCCGAGCGTCACCGCGTCGAATGA
- a CDS encoding HPP family protein encodes MRRGSDGVVEALHAAALLAVAGALAWATGRPLVFPSLGPSAYLIAAGDARPTGRQLLGGHAVGILAGLLAYHGLAGEAVITGSVAATTPAGARLAASAVASVGATTLGMALTDTRHAPACATTLIVALGLLPSATDAAVLAAGVAALFLASRATVPAVAALSESTGGAAVDAER; translated from the coding sequence GTGCGACGGGGATCCGATGGTGTCGTCGAGGCGCTCCACGCGGCGGCGTTGCTGGCGGTCGCCGGCGCGCTCGCGTGGGCCACCGGTCGACCGCTCGTGTTCCCGAGCCTCGGGCCGTCGGCGTACCTGATCGCGGCGGGCGACGCTCGCCCGACCGGTCGGCAACTGCTCGGCGGCCACGCGGTCGGCATCCTCGCGGGGCTGCTCGCGTACCACGGGCTCGCGGGCGAGGCCGTCATCACAGGGTCGGTCGCCGCGACGACGCCGGCAGGGGCGCGTCTCGCCGCCAGCGCGGTCGCCTCGGTCGGGGCGACCACGCTCGGGATGGCGCTGACGGACACCCGCCACGCGCCAGCGTGTGCGACCACGCTCATCGTCGCGCTCGGCCTCCTGCCATCGGCGACGGACGCCGCCGTGCTGGCCGCGGGGGTCGCGGCGCTGTTCCTCGCCTCGCGGGCGACCGTCCCGGCGGTCGCGGCGCTGTCGGAGTCGACCGGGGGTGCCGCGGTTGACGCAGAACGATAG
- a CDS encoding transposase, whose product MSLEQEFYCPACGEDRDFWRVAAMTLHLGEKTKWRCNDCDYGLTRINGDISTAIEA is encoded by the coding sequence ATGAGCCTGGAACAGGAGTTCTACTGTCCGGCGTGCGGCGAGGACCGCGACTTCTGGCGCGTCGCCGCGATGACGCTCCACCTCGGCGAGAAGACCAAGTGGCGCTGCAACGACTGTGACTACGGCCTGACGCGGATCAACGGCGACATCAGCACCGCCATCGAGGCGTAG
- a CDS encoding DUF2391 family protein, producing MSERDADGGHPPDPTSESAGVGSDPADQSPTVEDLIQSLETLEEVVDDSEERRKVREAMRTARDLAAREQPSVFGRVVRGFDRSDLAEALLGSVLFGIPMLVEGGTTEVGAVLASRPLSLVGTAVVTVLLVIGILYVADFQDVRVHNPILGVVPRRLVGVLGVAFVTAVVGLTVWGRVDWAAPAVALGSTLVATLPMAVGAALGDLLPG from the coding sequence ATGAGCGAGCGCGACGCCGACGGCGGTCACCCACCCGACCCGACGAGCGAGTCGGCCGGAGTCGGCTCCGACCCCGCCGACCAGTCGCCGACGGTCGAGGACCTGATCCAGTCGCTGGAGACCTTAGAGGAGGTCGTCGACGACTCCGAAGAGCGCCGGAAGGTGCGCGAGGCGATGCGGACCGCCCGCGACCTGGCGGCACGGGAGCAGCCGTCGGTGTTCGGGCGGGTCGTCCGCGGCTTCGACCGGAGCGACCTCGCGGAGGCGCTGCTCGGGAGCGTGCTGTTCGGCATCCCGATGCTCGTGGAGGGTGGTACCACCGAGGTCGGCGCGGTGCTCGCGTCGCGGCCGCTGTCGCTCGTCGGGACGGCGGTCGTGACGGTCCTGCTGGTGATCGGAATCTTGTACGTCGCGGACTTCCAGGACGTGCGGGTGCACAACCCCATCCTCGGGGTGGTGCCACGGCGACTCGTCGGCGTGCTCGGCGTCGCGTTCGTGACCGCGGTGGTCGGGTTGACCGTGTGGGGACGAGTCGACTGGGCGGCCCCCGCGGTCGCGCTCGGGAGCACGCTCGTCGCGACGCTCCCGATGGCGGTGGGGGCGGCGCTCGGCGACTTGCTGCCGGGATGA
- the aceA gene encoding isocitrate lyase codes for MHPSELDQDVFTKDIDNPQGAKLRQMLDEQDYVFAPGLYHALDARLAEMAGLDAAYMSGYSTVLGQFGFPDLEMVTMTEMVENAKRIVESTNLPVIADCDTGYGGTHNVRRAVREYEKAGVAAVHIEDQTTPKRCGHIAGKQIISREKARSRFEAAVDAKQSEDTVVIARTDAYGSANGDWEEHLERGRIYADAGVDLVWPEMPDPSREDAVEYAETIHETHPDLDLAFNYSSSFEWGAEEDPLTFQELGDLGYKYQFITLYALHSGAHSVYEDMQNIAENAEQAQFDLEERYIGHETESHHALSFVDRYQDIETRFDPEAKERIEDSAGFAEDRSEPITSSSNDDD; via the coding sequence ATGCACCCCTCAGAACTCGACCAGGACGTCTTCACGAAGGACATCGACAACCCGCAGGGCGCGAAGCTCCGACAGATGCTCGACGAGCAGGACTACGTGTTCGCGCCGGGGCTGTACCACGCCCTCGACGCCCGCCTCGCGGAGATGGCGGGGCTCGACGCCGCGTACATGTCCGGCTACTCGACGGTCCTCGGCCAGTTCGGCTTCCCGGACCTGGAGATGGTCACGATGACCGAGATGGTCGAGAACGCAAAGCGCATCGTCGAGTCGACGAACCTCCCGGTCATCGCCGACTGCGACACCGGCTACGGCGGCACCCACAACGTCCGCCGCGCCGTCCGCGAGTACGAGAAGGCGGGCGTCGCCGCGGTCCACATCGAAGACCAGACGACGCCCAAGCGCTGCGGCCACATCGCGGGCAAGCAGATCATCTCCCGCGAGAAGGCCCGCTCGCGCTTCGAGGCGGCGGTCGACGCCAAGCAGAGCGAGGACACCGTCGTCATCGCCCGGACGGACGCCTACGGCTCTGCGAACGGCGACTGGGAGGAGCACCTCGAACGCGGGCGCATCTACGCCGACGCCGGCGTCGACCTCGTCTGGCCGGAGATGCCCGACCCGAGCCGCGAGGACGCCGTCGAGTACGCCGAGACCATCCACGAGACGCACCCCGACCTCGACCTCGCGTTCAACTACTCGTCGTCGTTCGAGTGGGGCGCCGAGGAGGACCCGCTCACGTTCCAGGAACTGGGCGACCTCGGCTACAAGTACCAGTTCATCACGCTGTACGCGCTCCACTCGGGCGCCCACAGCGTCTACGAGGATATGCAGAACATCGCGGAGAACGCCGAACAGGCGCAGTTCGACCTGGAGGAGCGCTACATCGGCCACGAGACCGAGAGCCACCACGCGCTGTCGTTCGTCGACCGCTACCAGGACATCGAGACGCGCTTCGACCCCGAGGCGAAGGAGCGCATCGAGGACTCCGCCGGCTTCGCGGAGGACCGCTCGGAGCCGATCACCTCCTCGTCCAACGACGACGACTGA
- a CDS encoding fluoride efflux transporter FluC, producing MAARGVDSAVVLGLVAAGGAVGASARYAVGAALPGLWGTLAANVSGSLLLGFLLYEALRTDRLGDRTRTLLATGVLSSYTTYSTFAVETALAAPVVGAAYLLGSYGLGIGAALVGRDVAARVDPRPDREVEV from the coding sequence ATGGCGGCTCGTGGGGTCGACTCGGCGGTCGTGCTCGGACTCGTCGCCGCCGGCGGCGCGGTCGGCGCGAGCGCACGCTACGCCGTCGGCGCGGCGCTCCCGGGGCTGTGGGGGACGCTCGCGGCCAACGTGAGCGGGAGCCTGCTGTTGGGGTTCCTGCTGTACGAGGCGCTGCGGACCGACCGGCTCGGCGACCGGACACGCACGCTACTGGCGACTGGCGTGCTCTCGTCGTACACCACCTACAGCACCTTCGCGGTCGAGACGGCGCTGGCGGCGCCGGTCGTCGGGGCGGCGTACCTCCTCGGGAGCTACGGGCTCGGGATCGGTGCCGCGCTGGTCGGTCGCGACGTCGCCGCGCGGGTCGACCCGCGTCCGGACCGGGAGGTGGAGGTGTGA
- the crcB gene encoding fluoride efflux transporter CrcB → MSPLTALGAVPDPALVAAGGAGGAVGRYLVGSAVDRGGSFPLGTLTVNVVGSFLLGLLTFLPVGGDVSLFVGTGACGAFTTFSSFSVATVQLWDGGERGRAVAFVAANTLLAGGAVALAAVLAGAS, encoded by the coding sequence GTGAGTCCCCTCACCGCGCTCGGAGCGGTCCCCGACCCCGCACTCGTCGCCGCCGGCGGGGCCGGCGGAGCGGTCGGACGCTACCTCGTCGGATCTGCGGTCGACCGCGGGGGGTCGTTCCCGCTCGGGACCCTCACCGTGAACGTCGTCGGGAGCTTCCTCCTCGGCCTCCTCACGTTCCTCCCCGTCGGGGGCGACGTGTCGCTCTTCGTCGGCACCGGCGCCTGCGGGGCGTTCACCACGTTCTCGTCGTTCTCGGTGGCGACCGTCCAGTTGTGGGACGGCGGCGAGCGCGGCCGCGCGGTTGCGTTCGTCGCCGCCAACACGCTCCTCGCCGGCGGTGCCGTCGCCCTCGCCGCCGTACTCGCGGGCGCGAGTTGA
- a CDS encoding universal stress protein, translating to MSRRVLVPIDTSDHSTKALDHALAVHGDATLVLVNVVDPSRWISGGDDEGMEAFYSKELEESARSASEDLLASTAERVRDAGTEVETHQLVGGPAREILAYLDEEDADIDQVVMGSHGRTGLGRMLMGSVAETVTRRSPVPVTVVR from the coding sequence ATGTCACGACGCGTACTCGTCCCCATCGACACGTCGGATCACTCGACGAAGGCCCTCGACCACGCGCTCGCCGTCCACGGCGACGCGACGCTCGTCCTCGTGAACGTCGTCGACCCGAGTCGCTGGATCTCCGGCGGCGACGACGAGGGGATGGAGGCATTCTACTCGAAGGAGTTAGAGGAGTCGGCCCGCTCGGCGAGCGAGGACCTCCTCGCCAGCACCGCCGAGCGCGTCCGCGACGCCGGCACCGAGGTGGAGACGCACCAACTCGTGGGCGGCCCAGCGCGCGAGATTCTCGCGTACCTCGACGAGGAGGACGCGGACATCGACCAGGTCGTCATGGGGAGCCACGGGCGGACGGGGCTCGGGCGGATGCTGATGGGCAGCGTCGCCGAGACGGTGACGCGGCGCTCGCCCGTTCCGGTCACGGTCGTCCGGTGA
- a CDS encoding carotenoid oxygenase family protein, whose amino-acid sequence MDRHPGFHSLHEETAETLPVDGSLPDWLRGSLVRNGPGAFSFPDGSSVDHWFDGLAMLYRFTFDPGNRANGDTGDSGGLGSRLRHRRGDAVHYRNRFLRTDAYEAARTGAFDGGFATGETTLRSRLTTFLREPYDNTNIIAERVGDDYLAFTESPRRVRVDPNTLDAVGHHEYDDGVPSGHLACAHLKRDPATGALVNVETGFGRTSRYHVHAVTPDGERRHVATARTDKPAYLHSFALTPRFVVIAEFPLRLDPLRLFKPGHQRPFIEQFEWEPERGTRVVVLDRTTGEVVADPVTDPVFGFHHVNAFERRGGREVVFDLETVPDASSIDSLYLEELRAGSFGALGARVERFVVDLGDANGRGRYGVGDATVTRETLYDGGTALPTVSPARWCAEHRYVYAMSTDKPVNEWARAVLKLDTETGEVVEFDGGGYFGEPIFVPNPDGDAEDDGVVLVVTLEEGAEASSLVVLDGESFAERARVRLPHVVPFDFHGRYFPELKARSA is encoded by the coding sequence ATGGATCGACATCCCGGCTTCCACTCCCTCCACGAGGAGACGGCCGAGACCCTCCCGGTCGACGGCTCCCTCCCCGACTGGCTCCGCGGCAGTCTCGTCCGCAACGGTCCCGGCGCCTTCTCGTTCCCCGACGGCAGTTCCGTCGACCACTGGTTCGACGGCCTCGCGATGCTGTACCGCTTCACCTTCGACCCCGGGAACCGCGCGAACGGCGACACGGGCGACTCGGGCGGACTCGGGAGTCGTCTCCGCCACCGCCGCGGCGACGCGGTCCACTACCGCAATCGCTTCCTCCGCACCGACGCGTACGAGGCGGCCCGGACGGGTGCGTTCGACGGCGGGTTCGCGACCGGCGAGACGACGCTCCGCTCGCGGCTGACGACGTTCCTCCGAGAACCGTACGACAACACCAACATCATCGCCGAGCGAGTCGGAGACGACTACCTCGCCTTCACCGAGTCGCCGCGACGGGTTCGCGTCGACCCGAACACGCTCGACGCCGTCGGCCACCACGAGTACGACGACGGCGTCCCCTCGGGCCACCTCGCGTGCGCGCACCTGAAGCGCGACCCCGCGACCGGCGCGCTGGTGAACGTCGAGACGGGGTTCGGACGGACGAGCAGGTACCACGTCCACGCGGTCACTCCCGACGGTGAGCGCCGCCACGTCGCCACCGCACGCACCGACAAGCCGGCGTACCTGCACTCGTTCGCACTCACGCCACGGTTCGTCGTGATCGCCGAGTTCCCGCTCCGACTCGACCCGCTCCGGTTGTTCAAACCGGGGCACCAGCGCCCGTTCATCGAGCAGTTCGAGTGGGAACCCGAGCGGGGGACTCGGGTGGTCGTCCTCGATCGGACGACCGGCGAGGTGGTCGCCGACCCCGTGACGGACCCGGTGTTCGGCTTCCACCACGTGAACGCCTTCGAGCGGCGCGGGGGGCGCGAGGTCGTGTTCGACCTGGAGACGGTGCCCGACGCGAGTAGCATCGACTCGCTGTACCTCGAGGAACTCCGCGCGGGCAGTTTCGGCGCGCTCGGCGCCCGCGTCGAGCGGTTCGTCGTCGACCTGGGCGACGCGAACGGACGGGGCCGTTACGGCGTCGGCGACGCCACGGTGACACGGGAGACGCTGTACGACGGCGGCACCGCGTTGCCGACCGTGTCGCCCGCGCGCTGGTGCGCCGAGCACCGCTACGTGTACGCGATGAGCACGGACAAGCCGGTGAACGAGTGGGCGCGGGCGGTGTTGAAACTGGACACGGAGACGGGGGAAGTGGTCGAGTTCGACGGCGGTGGCTACTTCGGCGAGCCCATCTTCGTGCCGAATCCCGACGGCGACGCGGAGGACGACGGCGTCGTGCTCGTGGTGACGCTGGAGGAGGGAGCCGAAGCGTCGTCGCTGGTGGTACTGGACGGTGAGTCGTTCGCAGAACGGGCGCGGGTGCGACTCCCGCACGTGGTGCCGTTCGACTTCCACGGGCGCTACTTCCCGGAACTGAAGGCGAGGTCGGCGTAG
- the gcvPB gene encoding aminomethyl-transferring glycine dehydrogenase subunit GcvPB yields MNFDQARFGDDTRNEPLLSEKDSTAVDPGENSALPDDLTRDSLELPQISEPELARHYTRLSQMNWSVELGPYPLGSCTMKYNPSFADAVAADPNAAVHPDRDPETVQGNLELLYGLQEYLATIGGMDAVTLQPPAGAAGEFTGIAVAKAYHQHHGNDKSEVIIPASAHGTNFATAAMAGYDVVELPSGEDGRVDVEALEAAVSEDTAALMLTNPNTVGLFERDIAHIADVVHDAGGLLYYDGANLNALLGRARPGDMGFDIMHYNVHKTFATPHGGGGPGAGPVGVVEELAEFLPRPQVRQVGSDGGALADADDADDAGDEADTPEYELFDPAHSIGKVHGFGGNWLVLIRAYAYIHRLGDEGLLDASAKATLNANYLASLLDLEVPYGPFHHEFAATAGDRDAADVAKGMLDYGVHPPTTKWPEMVPEAMLTEPTEVENKRSLEDLAHAFNEAFADTDEELHAAPNKTTSRRVDQTSAARNPRLSWHALGDEE; encoded by the coding sequence ATGAACTTCGATCAGGCCCGCTTCGGCGACGATACCCGCAACGAGCCACTCCTGTCGGAGAAGGACTCGACCGCGGTCGACCCCGGCGAGAACTCAGCCCTCCCGGACGACCTGACGCGCGACTCGCTGGAGTTGCCCCAGATCTCCGAGCCGGAACTGGCGCGCCACTACACCCGGCTGTCGCAGATGAACTGGAGCGTCGAGTTGGGGCCGTACCCGCTCGGCTCCTGTACGATGAAGTACAACCCCTCGTTCGCGGACGCGGTCGCGGCCGACCCGAACGCGGCGGTCCACCCCGACCGCGACCCCGAGACGGTCCAGGGGAACCTCGAACTCCTCTACGGCCTGCAAGAGTACCTCGCGACCATCGGCGGGATGGACGCCGTCACGCTCCAGCCGCCCGCGGGCGCCGCCGGCGAGTTCACCGGCATCGCCGTCGCGAAGGCGTACCACCAGCACCACGGCAACGACAAGTCGGAGGTTATCATCCCCGCGTCCGCCCACGGCACCAACTTCGCCACCGCGGCGATGGCCGGCTACGACGTGGTCGAACTCCCATCCGGCGAGGACGGGCGCGTCGACGTGGAGGCGCTGGAGGCCGCCGTCAGCGAGGACACCGCCGCGCTGATGCTCACCAACCCCAACACGGTGGGGCTGTTCGAGCGCGACATTGCCCACATCGCGGACGTGGTCCACGACGCGGGCGGCCTGCTGTACTACGACGGCGCGAACCTCAACGCCCTGCTGGGCCGCGCTCGCCCGGGCGACATGGGGTTCGACATCATGCACTACAACGTCCACAAGACGTTCGCGACGCCCCACGGCGGTGGTGGCCCCGGCGCCGGGCCGGTGGGCGTCGTCGAGGAACTCGCGGAGTTCCTCCCCAGACCGCAGGTTCGGCAGGTAGGTTCGGATGGCGGCGCGCTCGCGGACGCCGACGACGCCGACGACGCCGGCGACGAGGCCGACACGCCCGAGTACGAACTGTTCGACCCCGCCCACTCCATCGGGAAGGTCCACGGATTCGGCGGCAACTGGCTCGTCCTCATCCGTGCGTACGCGTACATCCACCGCCTCGGCGACGAGGGCCTGCTCGACGCGAGCGCGAAGGCGACGCTGAACGCGAACTACCTCGCGAGCCTGCTCGACCTGGAGGTGCCGTACGGCCCGTTCCACCACGAGTTCGCGGCAACCGCGGGCGACCGCGACGCCGCCGACGTGGCGAAGGGGATGCTCGACTACGGCGTCCACCCCCCGACGACGAAGTGGCCCGAGATGGTGCCCGAGGCGATGCTGACGGAGCCGACGGAGGTGGAGAACAAGCGCTCGCTGGAGGACCTGGCGCATGCGTTCAACGAGGCGTTCGCGGACACCGACGAGGAGCTCCACGCGGCCCCGAACAAGACGACCTCGCGACGCGTCGACCAAACCTCCGCGGCACGCAACCCGCGGCTGTCGTGGCACGCGCTGGGCGACGAGGAGTAA